The following coding sequences lie in one Rutidosis leptorrhynchoides isolate AG116_Rl617_1_P2 chromosome 6, CSIRO_AGI_Rlap_v1, whole genome shotgun sequence genomic window:
- the LOC139853944 gene encoding uncharacterized protein produces the protein MRVNEYTLAGQIDSRKRAFNKWVLDVGDGNVPASSKEGDDEPSWIKIPEEFIVKNGINPIETIVDTIFPEFHLRQDNEDYLRERAILTPRNDDADAINKHMFKKLQGETMTFKSSDE, from the coding sequence ATGAGGGTCAACGAATACACTTTAGCGGGCCAAATAGATAGTCGAAAACGCGCATTCAATAAATGGGTTCTAGATGTGGGGGATGGTAACGTACCTGCATCATCTAAAGAAGGAGATGATGAACCATCATGGATAAAGATTCCCGAGGAATTCATCGTAAAAAACGGAATAAACCCAATTGAAACAATTGTTGATACCATATTCCCAGAATTCCATTTGAGGCAGGACAATGAAGACTATTTGCGAGAAAGGGCAATATTGACCCCCAGAAATGATGATGCAGATGCGATTAACAAGCACATGTTTAAGAAACTACAAGGTGAAACAATGACATTCAAAAGCTCGGACGAATAA